A genomic segment from Ruegeria sp. TM1040 encodes:
- a CDS encoding metal ABC transporter permease, with translation MGSEFVTLSLTPLLIGIFAAVACALPGNFLLLRKQALIGDAISHVALPGIVVAFLLTGAISTWPMMLGAAGAAVVAVVMIEGIRRLGRIEPGAAMGVVFTTLFAAGVLLLEQSDTSSVHLDVEHALYGNLESLIWLDGTGWGSLLDPEALAYLPVELPRMAATLVVVAGFIALFWRPLNISTFDEGFARTMGLRTDLLGLALVIMAAIAAVAAFDAVGSIIVIAMFICPPAAARMMTNRLEIQIAWSVVFATLSAILGYVLAGYGPLWIGMNDAVSAAGMIATVSGVILALAALFGPCRTRAGAPSGV, from the coding sequence ATGGGCAGCGAATTTGTCACCCTGTCGCTCACGCCGCTGCTGATCGGTATCTTTGCCGCAGTGGCCTGTGCGCTACCCGGCAACTTCCTGCTGTTGCGCAAACAGGCACTGATCGGGGATGCAATCAGCCATGTTGCCTTGCCGGGCATCGTCGTGGCCTTTTTGCTGACAGGTGCAATTTCGACCTGGCCGATGATGCTGGGGGCCGCCGGCGCGGCGGTGGTTGCGGTTGTGATGATCGAAGGGATCCGGCGTCTCGGGCGGATTGAGCCCGGCGCGGCAATGGGCGTTGTGTTCACCACGCTCTTTGCTGCGGGTGTGCTCTTGTTGGAGCAGAGCGATACGTCCTCTGTACATCTGGACGTCGAGCATGCGCTCTATGGCAACCTTGAGAGCCTGATCTGGCTGGATGGCACCGGATGGGGGTCACTTCTCGATCCGGAGGCGCTGGCGTATCTTCCCGTCGAGCTGCCGCGGATGGCGGCGACATTGGTTGTCGTGGCCGGGTTTATCGCGCTCTTCTGGCGGCCCCTGAACATTTCGACATTTGATGAAGGCTTTGCCCGAACCATGGGCCTACGCACCGATCTCTTGGGGCTTGCGCTTGTGATCATGGCGGCGATTGCAGCGGTGGCGGCGTTTGATGCGGTGGGGTCGATCATTGTGATCGCAATGTTTATCTGCCCGCCTGCGGCGGCGCGGATGATGACCAATCGACTGGAGATCCAGATCGCGTGGAGCGTTGTCTTTGCCACGCTCTCGGCCATTCTTGGCTATGTGCTGGCAGGCTATGGCCCGCTATGGATCGGCATGAACGACGCCGTGAGCGCGGCGGGCATGATTGCAACCGTTTCCGGTGTGATCCTCGCCCTCGCGGCGCTCTTTGGCCCCTGCCGCACCCGTGCGGGTGCGCCCTCGGGCGTCTAG